A DNA window from Legionella sp. MW5194 contains the following coding sequences:
- the glnE gene encoding bifunctional [glutamate--ammonia ligase]-adenylyl-L-tyrosine phosphorylase/[glutamate--ammonia-ligase] adenylyltransferase, translated as MESDRALSCGIPPSLHHRTALFERHFASLNHPLRAAVCKLLVVSDYACHQLDTLSNLLKTDEGVNGLSCEDYHRLANELLSQATPASFSRQLRQFRHRHFLRLLLREYAGLATTANTMSSWSHCADALILATLRFCHQELVARFGMPCDAEGNPVCLYSIAMGKLGGQELNYSSDIDLIFAYSATGHTQGLQSISNQQYFTKIVQMFMQLFQEPTPEGFVFRVDLRLRPNGESGALVSSLTALETYYQEQGRDWERYAMAKARVICAPEDAPPAWFERLIVPFVYRRYVDFSVIESLRSMKALIEREIQLNPRLNDIKRGLGGIREIEFVIQNIQLIRGGRLPPLRQANALNALDALRRCKLLPRTGILREAYLFLRKLENCLQSENDQQTHALPTNPVKQDQIALAMEYESYNELLNRLHQFQRIVSTTFHTAMGKGDAYEDRERLLSHQLTSLWQGHVESAMAVNLLSSLGYRNAERCYQMIHAFRHAPRCRRLNQAARMRLDRFMVLLLQELTEVPDAESVLLQVMHLLENIVGRSAYLALLAENPQALKELLHWFAESPFITSLLVNYPFLMEVLLDKERNWRAPSRNQLAQQLQNQLSHVSEIDLQEDVLRQFKLTQWLLAARAEMDGRMDGVKAGRFLADVAEVIVIQVINHACRELSLRHPEMASITHRFDVIAYGKLGSMEMNYNSDLDLVFVHDAPFEQEGLVNRLSQKIIHMLTTRSQFGILYAVDTRLRPSGSAGLLVSPLTAFLEYQRKQAWTWEHQALVRSRLIYGNRKSRHAFLQLKKDILLLPREWQKTAEDVQTMRDKMSRNLVKEEGRNIKHARGGLIDLEFLVQFLVLCSAESSFARYTNTLQLLQQLAIAKKITPSRFNRLKEAYKIYHKWLHHQLLGLHADSKGLSGHQRHVRDIGAAIYRLSRD; from the coding sequence GTGGAGTCAGACCGCGCGCTTTCATGCGGCATTCCCCCTTCGCTGCATCACAGAACGGCTTTGTTTGAACGGCATTTTGCCTCGCTCAATCACCCACTGCGTGCCGCGGTATGCAAATTACTGGTCGTGAGCGATTACGCCTGCCATCAGCTGGATACCTTGAGTAACCTATTAAAAACGGACGAGGGCGTGAACGGGCTTTCCTGTGAGGACTATCATCGGTTGGCCAATGAATTGCTGTCGCAGGCGACACCGGCTTCCTTTTCACGGCAGCTTCGTCAATTTCGCCACCGCCATTTTCTGCGTCTCCTGCTTCGTGAGTACGCAGGCCTTGCGACCACCGCCAACACCATGAGCAGTTGGTCTCATTGTGCGGATGCGCTTATTTTAGCCACTCTGCGGTTTTGTCATCAGGAATTGGTGGCACGGTTCGGCATGCCTTGTGATGCTGAAGGCAATCCTGTATGCCTCTATTCGATTGCCATGGGCAAATTAGGCGGGCAGGAACTCAATTATTCCTCCGACATCGATTTGATTTTTGCCTACTCCGCAACCGGGCATACCCAAGGCCTGCAATCAATCAGCAATCAGCAGTATTTCACTAAAATCGTGCAGATGTTCATGCAATTGTTTCAGGAGCCCACGCCTGAGGGATTCGTGTTTCGGGTCGATTTGCGCCTGCGACCCAACGGTGAAAGCGGGGCATTGGTCAGTTCCTTGACGGCGCTTGAAACCTATTATCAGGAGCAGGGACGGGATTGGGAGCGTTATGCCATGGCCAAAGCACGCGTTATCTGTGCGCCTGAAGACGCCCCACCAGCCTGGTTTGAACGGCTGATAGTCCCTTTTGTTTATCGCCGCTACGTGGATTTTTCCGTGATTGAATCCCTGCGCAGCATGAAGGCTTTGATTGAAAGGGAAATTCAACTGAACCCCAGACTGAATGACATTAAACGGGGCCTTGGAGGAATACGCGAAATTGAATTTGTGATTCAGAATATCCAGTTGATTCGCGGCGGACGCCTGCCGCCTCTGCGTCAAGCCAATGCCTTGAACGCATTGGACGCGTTGCGGCGCTGCAAATTGTTGCCGCGTACCGGTATTTTACGGGAGGCCTATCTTTTTTTACGCAAACTGGAAAATTGTCTGCAAAGCGAGAATGATCAACAAACCCATGCTTTACCGACTAATCCAGTTAAACAAGATCAAATCGCCCTGGCCATGGAATATGAAAGTTACAATGAATTGCTGAATCGTCTGCATCAATTCCAACGGATTGTCAGTACCACCTTTCACACCGCCATGGGTAAGGGCGATGCCTATGAAGATCGGGAACGCCTGTTAAGCCACCAGTTAACCAGCCTTTGGCAGGGGCATGTGGAAAGCGCCATGGCGGTGAATCTGTTGTCCAGTTTAGGCTATCGCAATGCAGAACGCTGCTATCAGATGATCCATGCCTTTCGCCATGCGCCGCGATGCCGGCGTCTCAATCAGGCTGCACGCATGCGGCTTGACCGTTTTATGGTGCTGCTTCTGCAGGAGTTGACCGAGGTTCCTGATGCCGAGTCGGTTTTATTGCAGGTCATGCATCTTCTCGAAAACATTGTAGGCCGCAGCGCTTACCTTGCACTGCTTGCTGAAAATCCGCAGGCATTGAAGGAATTGCTGCACTGGTTTGCAGAAAGTCCCTTCATTACCTCCTTACTGGTGAACTACCCTTTCTTAATGGAGGTGCTGCTGGATAAGGAACGCAATTGGCGTGCGCCCAGCCGCAATCAACTGGCTCAGCAACTTCAAAATCAATTAAGCCATGTCAGTGAAATTGATCTTCAGGAGGATGTTTTACGGCAATTTAAATTAACACAATGGCTGCTGGCGGCCCGTGCGGAAATGGATGGCCGCATGGATGGGGTTAAGGCTGGCCGCTTTTTAGCTGATGTGGCGGAAGTGATTGTGATTCAGGTGATTAATCACGCCTGTCGCGAGTTGAGCCTTCGTCACCCTGAAATGGCCAGTATTACCCATCGATTTGATGTGATTGCCTACGGTAAACTGGGCAGCATGGAAATGAATTACAATTCCGATCTGGATTTGGTTTTTGTTCATGATGCTCCCTTTGAACAGGAGGGACTGGTTAATCGCCTGTCGCAAAAAATCATTCACATGTTAACGACGCGGTCACAGTTCGGTATTCTTTATGCTGTGGATACCCGCCTTAGACCCTCGGGTTCTGCCGGTTTGTTGGTAAGTCCTTTGACAGCCTTTTTAGAGTATCAGCGCAAACAGGCCTGGACCTGGGAACATCAGGCGCTGGTTCGAAGCCGTTTAATCTATGGCAACAGAAAAAGTCGCCACGCGTTTCTGCAATTGAAAAAGGACATCCTGTTATTACCGCGTGAATGGCAGAAAACAGCAGAGGACGTGCAGACCATGCGCGACAAGATGAGCCGCAATCTGGTAAAGGAGGAGGGCAGGAACATTAAACACGCCCGGGGTGGGCTTATTGATTTGGAATTTTTGGTGCAATTTTTAGTATTATGCAGCGCCGAATCTTCCTTTGCCCGCTACACCAATACCTTGCAGCTTCTTCAACAATTGGCCATTGCTAAAAAAATAACCCCCAGTCGATTTAACCGGTTGAAAGAAGCTTACAAAATCTACCATAAATGGTTGCACCATCAATTGCTGGGATTGCACGCCGACAGTAAGGGCTTGTCAGGCCATCAGCGTCACGTCCGGGACATCGGCGCTGCGATTTATCGCTTGAGCCGGGATTAA
- a CDS encoding VOC family protein, translating into MESVRERQVFVNLPVKDLSRTIHFFKQLGFEFNPQFSDENATCMVIGKHNFAMLLTEAFFQGFTPHHEIADAARSKEVLVAVSLESREAVDSMMKQAIAAGGKEYRPRQDMGWMYGCAFQDIDGHVWEPFYMDMNAMPDHMKKTD; encoded by the coding sequence ATGGAAAGCGTGCGGGAACGTCAGGTGTTTGTGAATTTGCCGGTTAAGGATTTGTCCAGAACCATTCACTTTTTCAAACAATTGGGATTTGAATTCAATCCTCAATTCAGTGATGAGAATGCAACCTGCATGGTGATTGGCAAGCATAATTTTGCCATGCTGCTGACGGAAGCCTTTTTCCAGGGATTTACGCCCCATCACGAGATAGCCGATGCCGCACGAAGTAAGGAAGTCCTGGTCGCGGTGTCTTTAGAGAGCCGCGAAGCGGTAGACAGCATGATGAAACAGGCGATCGCGGCTGGCGGTAAAGAGTACCGTCCCAGGCAGGATATGGGGTGGATGTATGGGTGTGCCTTTCAGGACATTGATGGCCATGTGTGGGAGCCCTTCTACATGGACATGAATGCCATGCCGGACCACATGAAAAAGACGGATTGA
- a CDS encoding bifunctional 2-polyprenyl-6-hydroxyphenol methylase/3-demethylubiquinol 3-O-methyltransferase UbiG has translation MLKPNREAYLNLCTQFYDLSRPSPPENAYQFYRSYVKEAKGLILEPMCGSGRFLLPLIEEGFNVHGFDASEHMVTALNTKAQMKNLEPFVWMDFVETLSRPTQYNLIFIPAGSFGLITPIDKIELSLKTLYEHLEDKGILLFEVETSFSLPPLGIWRGSIWERPDGNSIIASQLVNLNNSICHAVGRYELVEMNSITHTEIEEFKLRLYDNPSILIEILRQVGFKKIKIMKAYDRNEKPGPKDASILFECRK, from the coding sequence ATGCTAAAACCAAACCGTGAAGCTTACCTGAATCTTTGCACGCAATTTTATGATTTAAGCCGACCCTCTCCCCCGGAGAATGCCTATCAATTTTATCGTTCCTATGTGAAAGAAGCGAAAGGGCTTATTCTCGAGCCGATGTGTGGGTCGGGACGCTTTCTACTGCCTCTCATCGAAGAAGGCTTTAATGTGCATGGTTTTGATGCCAGCGAACACATGGTGACCGCGTTAAATACCAAGGCACAGATGAAAAACCTCGAACCGTTTGTGTGGATGGATTTTGTCGAAACCTTGTCTCGACCAACTCAATACAATCTTATTTTTATTCCCGCGGGTTCGTTTGGACTGATTACGCCCATTGATAAAATTGAACTGTCACTCAAAACCCTCTATGAGCATCTCGAAGACAAGGGCATTTTACTGTTTGAGGTCGAAACCTCCTTTTCCTTGCCGCCTTTGGGCATTTGGCGCGGTTCCATTTGGGAAAGACCCGATGGTAACTCCATCATTGCCAGCCAACTGGTCAATCTGAACAATTCCATCTGCCATGCCGTTGGACGCTATGAATTGGTGGAAATGAATTCCATCACTCATACTGAAATCGAAGAATTTAAACTCAGGCTTTATGATAATCCCTCCATTTTGATTGAGATTTTAAGGCAGGTTGGCTTTAAAAAAATTAAAATAATGAAAGCCTACGATCGCAATGAAAAACCGGGTCCAAAGGATGCATCAATCCTTTTTGAATGTCGAAAATAG
- a CDS encoding transporter substrate-binding domain-containing protein — MIARLLLALLLLLALPVHSAGPPLVVAVDNFSPPFVLRGANSQLYGFDIAMMENICQRINRTCQYKPMPFNRLLDAVESGQAEAAVGSIIITSERLTQVNFSIPYLISESRFLGRTELAKEPFQLALFKNRKIGVEEGTVFPDVLASLISNPQIALYDNLDDVIVALHDGDIELALMDAPTALYWQSQSSGTLTALGKPFAYGFGLGVAVNRNNAVLLNEINRAITDYAASEAFKSNYQKYMGFF, encoded by the coding sequence ATGATAGCTCGACTACTACTTGCTTTATTGCTGCTGCTGGCATTGCCTGTGCATTCGGCAGGCCCGCCTTTGGTGGTCGCTGTGGATAATTTTTCTCCGCCTTTTGTTCTTCGGGGAGCCAATTCGCAATTGTATGGTTTTGACATTGCCATGATGGAAAACATTTGTCAGCGAATCAATCGAACCTGTCAATACAAACCCATGCCTTTTAACCGCTTACTGGATGCCGTGGAAAGCGGGCAGGCCGAAGCGGCTGTGGGCTCCATTATTATTACTTCCGAGCGTTTGACTCAAGTGAATTTTTCCATCCCCTACCTCATCAGTGAATCGCGTTTTCTTGGTCGCACTGAACTGGCGAAAGAACCCTTTCAACTTGCCTTATTCAAGAATCGTAAAATTGGCGTGGAGGAAGGAACGGTATTCCCGGATGTTCTGGCCAGTCTTATCAGTAATCCACAAATTGCCCTCTACGATAATCTGGATGATGTGATTGTCGCCCTTCATGATGGGGACATTGAATTGGCTTTAATGGACGCACCCACTGCCCTTTACTGGCAAAGCCAATCTTCCGGGACACTGACGGCCCTGGGTAAACCCTTTGCTTATGGTTTTGGTTTGGGGGTGGCCGTTAACCGCAACAATGCGGTTTTGTTGAATGAAATTAACCGGGCAATAACGGATTATGCGGCAAGCGAGGCTTTCAAGAGCAATTACCAGAAATACATGGGCTTCTTTTAG
- a CDS encoding AI-2E family transporter, translated as MNDNHKELISIGLTISIVLLALFIIHRFIPSIVWAAIIAIATYPLYKRWRHFFASQDTWAALLFTTLLALLFILPLSWLVSLLVKESQLFINYLQTLNKDGGAAPAMLKQIPIIGNELTTYWNDNIGKPGSVRNLLSNMHLSLTPASYYIKQIGINLAHRGFQVGFTLLTLFFFFRDGDTLYKQISQIGEYCLGERWFRFSARLPSALRGTVNGTIVVGLGVGVLMGICYELVDFPAPTLIGFVTALAAMIPFVAPVVFVVVALVLIASGSMVSAIVVLVWGTVVMFVADHFVKPVLIGGAIELPFLAVLFGILGGVETLGLLGLFIGPMIMVLFITLWQEPQALHARHAGQN; from the coding sequence ATGAATGATAATCATAAAGAATTAATCAGTATTGGTTTAACTATCAGTATTGTGCTGTTGGCGCTCTTTATTATCCACCGGTTTATCCCGTCGATTGTCTGGGCAGCGATTATTGCCATTGCCACGTACCCGCTCTACAAGCGGTGGCGCCATTTTTTTGCTTCCCAGGATACCTGGGCTGCCTTGTTGTTTACCACCCTGTTGGCTTTGCTGTTCATCTTGCCTTTAAGTTGGTTAGTCAGCCTGCTGGTGAAGGAATCGCAATTGTTCATCAATTACCTCCAGACGCTGAACAAAGACGGCGGAGCTGCACCGGCCATGCTAAAGCAAATTCCAATCATTGGCAATGAATTGACCACTTACTGGAATGACAACATTGGTAAACCGGGGAGTGTCCGAAACCTGTTGTCCAACATGCACCTGTCGCTGACTCCCGCAAGTTATTACATCAAACAGATCGGCATCAATCTGGCGCATCGTGGTTTTCAGGTTGGCTTTACCCTGTTAACCCTGTTTTTCTTTTTCCGTGATGGCGACACCCTGTATAAACAGATTAGCCAAATTGGCGAATACTGTCTGGGGGAGCGCTGGTTTCGTTTTTCAGCCCGTCTGCCATCCGCGCTCAGGGGCACAGTCAACGGGACTATCGTTGTGGGTTTGGGGGTTGGTGTTTTAATGGGCATCTGTTACGAACTGGTTGATTTCCCGGCACCCACGCTCATCGGATTTGTTACCGCACTGGCGGCGATGATTCCTTTTGTCGCCCCTGTGGTTTTTGTCGTGGTCGCTCTGGTCTTGATTGCCAGCGGCAGCATGGTCAGCGCCATCGTGGTGCTGGTTTGGGGCACTGTTGTCATGTTTGTCGCAGACCATTTTGTTAAACCGGTACTCATCGGCGGTGCAATAGAACTTCCTTTTCTGGCTGTTCTCTTTGGTATCCTTGGCGGGGTCGAAACCTTAGGTCTGCTGGGATTGTTTATCGGACCGATGATCATGGTGCTGTTTATTACTCTGTGGCAGGAACCCCAGGCCTTGCACGCGCGTCATGCAGGCCAGAATTAG
- a CDS encoding phosphatidylglycerophosphatase A: MDRIELGNKVWQNPAYFIAFGFGSGLMPVAPGTWGTLAAIPVYLLIAASPLGFYLGFTVLAFILGVWVSDIVSKELGVKDFGGIVWDEVVGFLLTMIAVPVGTYWIIAGFLLFRLFDILKPWPIRFFDERVRGGFGVMLDDALAAIPAWLVMQAFVWVFKA, encoded by the coding sequence ATGGATAGAATCGAACTTGGCAATAAAGTCTGGCAGAATCCCGCTTATTTTATCGCGTTTGGTTTCGGTAGCGGTCTTATGCCTGTCGCTCCGGGAACCTGGGGAACGTTGGCGGCCATTCCCGTTTACCTGCTTATCGCCGCATCACCGTTGGGGTTTTATTTGGGGTTTACCGTCCTCGCTTTTATTCTTGGCGTCTGGGTCAGCGATATCGTCTCGAAAGAGTTGGGTGTTAAGGACTTTGGCGGCATCGTCTGGGATGAGGTCGTTGGGTTTTTACTCACCATGATCGCGGTCCCTGTGGGGACTTACTGGATTATTGCCGGTTTTTTGTTATTTCGCCTGTTTGATATTTTAAAACCCTGGCCTATCCGTTTTTTTGATGAACGGGTTAGAGGCGGTTTTGGCGTCATGCTTGATGATGCACTGGCAGCCATTCCAGCCTGGTTGGTGATGCAGGCATTCGTTTGGGTATTTAAAGCATGA
- the thiL gene encoding thiamine-phosphate kinase produces MNEFSLIDVYFKQPAIQRPEVIIGIGDDAACMEIPHHCQLLVSTDTLVAEVHFLSEWDAYDIACKAVMVNVSDMAAMGAEPCWMSLALTLPSLDEQWLTRFSQGFHDSLKQYNIMLIGGDTTHGPLSMTLTIHGLVEKGKAVKRSGAKPGDRIFVSGALGAAAQAVAFLHHEGIDSQDKQTMMRLLMHPRPRVDLAPLLRTHASAAIDISDGLSADLNHICVQSGVRALLNLDAIPVHPLVVKYQQDKAIDFAIGGGDDYELCFTIPRKNETEFTQALKQAGLACFPIGVIEEGEGLYTNDEGQLRELTPRGYSHF; encoded by the coding sequence ATGAATGAATTTTCCCTCATCGATGTCTATTTTAAACAGCCAGCCATTCAGCGGCCAGAGGTGATAATCGGTATTGGCGACGATGCCGCCTGCATGGAGATTCCTCATCATTGCCAGTTGCTGGTCAGTACTGACACCCTGGTTGCCGAGGTTCATTTTTTAAGCGAATGGGATGCTTATGATATCGCCTGCAAGGCGGTGATGGTCAATGTCAGCGACATGGCGGCCATGGGAGCAGAGCCCTGCTGGATGAGTCTTGCCTTAACGTTGCCGTCACTGGATGAGCAGTGGTTGACGCGTTTTTCCCAAGGGTTTCATGATTCATTAAAACAATACAACATCATGCTGATTGGCGGCGATACCACCCATGGGCCGCTCAGCATGACCTTAACCATTCACGGTTTAGTCGAAAAAGGCAAGGCGGTTAAACGCTCGGGGGCTAAACCTGGCGATCGGATTTTTGTCAGCGGCGCCCTTGGTGCTGCCGCGCAGGCGGTTGCCTTCTTACATCATGAGGGCATCGATAGCCAGGATAAGCAGACGATGATGCGTCTCCTGATGCACCCCCGACCCCGTGTCGATCTGGCACCCCTGTTACGAACCCATGCGTCGGCAGCCATTGATATTTCTGATGGTTTAAGTGCCGATTTAAATCACATCTGTGTCCAAAGCGGTGTCCGTGCCTTACTTAATCTGGATGCTATACCCGTGCATCCTTTGGTAGTAAAGTATCAACAGGACAAGGCCATTGATTTTGCTATTGGCGGCGGCGACGATTACGAACTCTGTTTCACCATTCCCAGGAAGAATGAAACGGAGTTCACCCAGGCCCTTAAACAAGCGGGCCTTGCCTGCTTCCCCATTGGTGTCATTGAGGAAGGTGAGGGCCTCTACACAAATGACGAGGGTCAACTCAGGGAATTAACGCCCCGCGGCTATAGTCACTTTTAA
- the nusB gene encoding transcription antitermination factor NusB, which translates to MEKQSISGKRRARKLAVQALYQWSMSGHELSEIETQFRVANNMDKVDSDYFCRLLYGIPEKITAIESGIEPLLDRPITTLNPVELAVLRLGAFELLYCLEIPYKVVLDEAISLAREFGSQDGHRYVNGVLNNLARQARAIEINAGNE; encoded by the coding sequence GTGGAAAAACAATCAATAAGCGGTAAGCGGCGTGCCCGTAAATTAGCGGTGCAGGCCTTGTATCAATGGTCCATGTCGGGTCATGAGCTCTCGGAAATAGAAACTCAATTCCGTGTGGCGAATAACATGGACAAGGTGGACAGTGATTATTTTTGCCGTCTTTTATACGGCATTCCTGAAAAAATCACCGCGATAGAATCCGGGATTGAACCTTTATTGGATAGGCCCATTACCACACTAAACCCGGTTGAACTCGCGGTTTTGCGTCTGGGCGCCTTTGAGTTGCTGTATTGCCTCGAAATTCCTTACAAGGTTGTACTGGATGAAGCCATTTCCCTAGCCAGGGAGTTTGGTTCCCAGGATGGTCACCGTTATGTCAACGGCGTGCTGAATAATCTGGCACGGCAAGCCAGAGCCATTGAAATTAACGCTGGCAATGAATGA
- the nrdR gene encoding transcriptional regulator NrdR, whose product MYCPFCQAEETKVIDSRLIAEGAQVRRRRQCLECHERFTTFETAELIMPLIVKRDGRREPFNINNLRSGMLRALEKRPVSVDALDEAVESIMQDIRRSGEREIDSRQVGEWVMKQLYRLDHVAYVRFASVYKRFKDVSDFRQTIDEMKDDHSS is encoded by the coding sequence ATGTATTGTCCATTTTGCCAGGCAGAAGAAACCAAAGTGATCGATTCGCGCCTGATCGCCGAAGGCGCTCAGGTCCGAAGACGGCGTCAGTGTCTCGAGTGTCACGAACGCTTCACGACCTTTGAGACGGCGGAATTAATTATGCCGTTGATTGTCAAGCGCGATGGGCGGCGTGAACCTTTCAATATCAATAATCTGCGCTCAGGAATGCTCAGGGCACTGGAAAAAAGACCAGTCAGTGTTGATGCGCTGGACGAGGCGGTAGAAAGCATCATGCAGGATATCCGCCGCAGCGGGGAGCGGGAGATCGACTCCCGTCAGGTCGGTGAATGGGTCATGAAACAGCTGTATCGTCTTGATCATGTTGCTTATGTCCGATTTGCTTCCGTGTACAAACGTTTTAAAGACGTCAGTGATTTCAGACAAACCATTGATGAAATGAAAGACGACCACTCGTCATGA
- the glyA gene encoding serine hydroxymethyltransferase translates to MFDNQFTIAGFDDELWQAIQAEKQRQEDHIELIASENYASPRVLEAQGSVLTNKYAEGYPGKRYYGGCEWVDVAENLAITRARKLFGADYVNVQPHSGSQANAAVMMALLNPGDVILGMSLPHGGHLTHGSKVNFSGKLYEAIGYGVDVNTGLIDYDALEQLALTHKPKMIIAGFSAYSRILDWARFRAIADKVGAYLMADVAHVAGLIAVGLYPSPVPFADVVTTTTHKTLRGPRGGMILARANEDIEKKLNSSVFPGMQGGPLMHVISAKAVAFAEALQPEFKAYQEQVLANARAMAEVLTSRGYPIVSGGTENHLLLVNLIDKGITGKEADAALGRANITVNKNAVPNDPRSPFVTSGLRLGTPAVTTRGFKEREIKVLSEWICDILDDIQNENLISLVKSKVIHLCHEFPVYR, encoded by the coding sequence ATGTTTGATAACCAGTTTACTATCGCAGGATTTGATGACGAACTGTGGCAGGCCATCCAGGCGGAAAAGCAGCGTCAGGAAGATCACATTGAGCTGATTGCCTCGGAGAATTATGCCAGCCCGCGTGTTCTTGAAGCGCAAGGCTCTGTGCTTACTAACAAATACGCTGAAGGTTATCCGGGCAAACGGTATTATGGCGGGTGTGAATGGGTAGACGTGGCGGAAAATTTAGCTATTACTCGAGCCAGGAAGTTGTTCGGCGCCGATTATGTTAACGTGCAGCCTCATTCCGGTTCTCAGGCCAATGCGGCCGTAATGATGGCGCTGCTTAACCCGGGCGATGTGATTTTAGGCATGTCCCTGCCTCATGGCGGCCACTTGACGCATGGCTCCAAAGTCAATTTTTCCGGCAAACTTTATGAAGCGATTGGTTACGGTGTTGATGTCAATACCGGTTTAATTGATTACGATGCGCTGGAACAGCTCGCGCTGACCCATAAACCCAAAATGATCATAGCCGGTTTTTCGGCTTACTCACGGATCCTTGATTGGGCTCGTTTCAGAGCCATTGCTGACAAAGTCGGTGCTTACCTGATGGCCGATGTCGCTCACGTGGCGGGACTCATTGCGGTAGGTCTTTATCCCTCGCCTGTTCCTTTTGCCGACGTGGTGACCACGACAACCCATAAAACCCTGCGCGGTCCCCGCGGTGGCATGATTTTAGCCCGTGCCAATGAAGACATTGAAAAGAAACTGAATTCGTCTGTTTTCCCGGGTATGCAGGGTGGCCCCCTGATGCATGTGATTTCGGCCAAGGCGGTTGCATTTGCCGAGGCTTTGCAGCCTGAATTCAAAGCGTATCAGGAACAGGTTTTAGCCAATGCCAGAGCCATGGCGGAAGTACTAACGAGCCGTGGTTACCCTATTGTGTCGGGCGGCACGGAGAACCACTTGCTTCTTGTGAACCTGATTGACAAGGGCATCACAGGGAAGGAGGCCGATGCCGCGTTGGGTCGTGCCAACATCACGGTGAACAAAAACGCAGTCCCCAATGATCCGCGCTCACCGTTTGTGACCAGCGGCCTGCGTTTGGGCACCCCGGCAGTAACGACTCGAGGATTTAAAGAAAGGGAAATCAAAGTATTGTCAGAATGGATTTGTGATATTCTCGACGACATTCAGAATGAAAACTTAATTTCGCTGGTGAAATCCAAAGTGATTCATTTATGCCATGAATTCCCGGTGTATCGTTAA
- a CDS encoding BON domain-containing protein, whose product MFKTAKQLVLVFSAAMIVACSSTPGSESTGEYLDSSALTAKVKASLIDELGTKGFSIQVKTFKDEVQLSGFVDSQRIKLRAGQIADSLNGVRHVRNDIIVR is encoded by the coding sequence ATGTTTAAGACAGCAAAGCAACTGGTTCTGGTTTTCTCTGCAGCAATGATTGTCGCCTGTTCTTCGACACCAGGCAGTGAAAGCACCGGCGAATACTTGGACAGCTCGGCATTGACGGCCAAAGTCAAGGCCAGCCTGATTGATGAATTGGGAACCAAAGGCTTTTCGATTCAGGTGAAAACCTTTAAGGATGAAGTGCAGCTGAGCGGGTTCGTTGACAGTCAGCGCATTAAACTGCGCGCAGGCCAGATTGCTGACAGTTTAAATGGCGTCAGGCATGTACGAAACGATATCATCGTCAGATAA